AAGGGTGAGTGAATCTTAGTTATTCAAATCTTTGTGTGCTGGTAGGCTACCAGGAAGAACTCTGGCAAAGGGTCAATCCATTTGGCTGAACAATGCCCATTCGGCTGATTGTAAAGTTTTTAGTCGTTCTCTTCTGGCAAAGGTGGATTCATTTTCTTGATTTGGCttgttctttctttcttctgCTTTTGGTTAAAATCTCGAATTATTACACTCTGGCTGTCGACCATGCCTGAAATGGCAGATAATCTAAATTGTCTTCTTTGTTTGGTTTTTGTTCCATATATAAACTTGTGGCAATTGTCTTCTCTCATGCTCAGAGTGCATCCATTGAGGTACTATCTTGTTCTTTATTTGCTTAATCGTCCTTGTTTAAATGTGCAATTACAGTTAGCATAGTTCCATCAAATATGATGCGGAGAAATTTAGATTTGTTAATAGGTCTTCCTTTTGAAACCACCGTATATAGTGTTTGATCCGGGCACTGCTGCAATAGTATCCATTCTAGTTTCAAAGCATAGAAGTAGACCTGTAGTTTATTGCAGCGTGCTTATTACCTAACCAAGGCAAGACTCTCTAAAATTTGTTACTTGTTCCATGCATGTAGTTTTCTTCAACACAAGTAACTGAGATTCTAAATATAAGACTGTGAGGAACACCAAAACTAATCTGTGTCAAATTTAGATGGCAAAGACTGATCAACGCACTGTGTAATTTGTTTCCTTAATCTTAACTTTCAGACGGTCGTGTGTTTTCCGGTTATGGAAGGAGTTATTGAGCTAGGTACCACTGAACATGTAAGTTTTCACCTTCAATTATCATTAACTAATATTACTGTTTTGTTATTCTCCCAAATAATCATGTTACTGAAACTTTTTCTTCGTGTGAAGGTCTCAGAAGATTTGAGTCTCATTGAGCGGATCAAGACTTCTTTCTTGAATAATTTGCATGTCAATGTTCCTAATAAGTCAGGAACCACATTGAAATCAAGAAACCAGGAAGATCTTGCATATGTAGCATTCGATAATAATGTTGAATCAATTCCAGAAATTGAATATGACATAGCCAACAGAACCTCTCCAGATGGTAGTTCAAATGCATTCCAATCTAATCAACCACTAGATGAAACATTCATGGTTGAAAGGATAACCAGTGGCACTTCTCAAGTCCAAAGCTGgcaaattatggatgatgagCTGAGTAACTGTGCTCATAACTCCATGAATTCCAGCGACTGTATATCACAAACTTTTGCCAGCCCTGAGAATATTCCTTCTGCACCCAAGTGTAACAACCCTTCTGACCCTTTTGCCCGAGATATTCAAAAGTGCAACAACCCAAAAATGACGCTAGTGGATCCTCGAAGTGATGATTGGCATTATCAGAGAGTTCTGTCTGACCTTTTAAAAAACTCTGATCAGTTACTCATGAGAATGCATTCACAAAAGTTCCATCAGGAATCAAGCTTTGTTTGTTGGAGGGCAGAAGGAGCAATGGATTGCCAATGGCCAAGATCAGGAACTTCACAGAAGTTATTGAAGAAGGTGCTGTTTGAAGTTCCTCAAATGCACTTGGATGGTCTGCATGAGTCTCAAGAAGAGAACGACTATAAAGAGGGAATGAGACTAGAGACTGATGAGATTGGCATGAACCACGTCATgtcagaaagaaggagaagagcAAAACTAAATGAAAGGTTTTTAACCCTTAGGTCAATGGTCCCTTCAATCAGTAAGGTAATGTATATTTCACTGATGCATTTATTTGCTTCATTGTCACTCACTGCTGAAATTAATGAAGGGTACAAATCTTTCAGGATGACAAAGTTTCAATACTTGATGATGCAATTGAATACCTTAAAAAGCTTGAGAGAAGGATAAAAGAGTTGGAAGCTCAAAGAGGGGTAACATATATAGAGCCCGGGACTAGAAGATCACCTCAAGATATGGTAGAAAGGACTTCTGATCATTATTTTAGCAAAAACCACAATGGCAAGAAATCAGTTGTAAAAAGGAGAAAGGTTTGCGGTGTAGTTGAGACAGGAAAAGAGATTAATTCAGATGCTTTAAAAGGCAGTTATGCTAATGATGTTACTGTGAGTACTAGTGACAATGAAATTGTGATTGAAATGAAGTGCCCCTCCAGAGAAGGAAGACTAATAGAAATTATGGAAGCAGTGAATAGTTTCAATATAGATTTTAATTCAGTTCAGTCAACAGAGGCTAATGGAAATCTTTATCTGACCATTAAATCTGTGGTGAGCACTTGGATACACCTTTTGGTTTTATACTTTTATGCATTCAGAAGAACATAACTAGCTATGGAATGATCGTTTCTTAAGCACCTAAATTGCCCTTTATCTAAAATTGATCATCCTTCTATTTTTTCAGTTCACAGGAGCAACTGTTGCAACAACCAAAAGAATCAAACAAGCACTCCAAAAAGTGGCTTCGAAgttctgattttttttctctcttggcCTTAAACCCACAGTGGTGTTCAAGTCAGTTCTTGCCACTGCACAGAGAATTCATGAGATTAATGGAGTCAAAATAGCGTACAATTTTGAAGATTTTTCACAAAAGGAAAATGTGGTCTCACTCTTTCGGCTATACCTTAACTCATGGTGATGCAACATGGACTTTTAGGCACTTGTAAATGGTTAGGTAGGCTTAACTGACTAGATTCATGTAATGGCATTAGCTTATGGCATCACAAAGTTTGACCAATGGCTCGATATTGATAGAGAGAGGtacattattaattatgataGTCTTTAGAGCTATGCGTGAAGTTGAAAATGAACCAACAACCTACAAACTTTTCTTAGTGTACTAACTAAAAGGAATAACTATTTCGGCCATGGATCTGTAATTCAGAATTTGTTTACGGAATTCTAAGTCACTGCGAATCTATATTTTCTGTCATCCAATAAATGTACACAGATTCACACATGCTCAACTTGTATCCTACTAAAATAAGAACAAACATGAAGAGTAGAATTGCCgacacattaataatattttaacaagTGATGGTCTTTTAACCCACCTTGTAATGCTCTTTTTCTATTAAATCActgtttatgtttatattacTTTCATTATCATTTCTctctgttttctttttcttgcaAATTATACACAATAGTCTTACTTAAGAGTCAAAGtaaaaagttgtttttaaaagataaagttGTGACAAATCTCTTTATTCCAAAAAGATAATTGATTCTAACAATATCATCTGAATAATTGAGGTCAGAACAAAACTTCATAACATTAATTTTTGTGATTTTCCTTCCACTTTTGCTTAGCCACTCAAACTTGTAGAGGGATTCAAGGGATATAGTCTCTCttctttataataaaatagtGCAACCAACCAGTGACCATATATTGACCAAGTTCATGTTTTCACCAACTCCTTCattcatttgtatttgtttaTTCCCTAGTCACACTTAGTCTCGGTCAAATTAAGTTCACAGTACTATAATCTTGTTTatgctttttaatatttggAGATTAAAGCAATACTTTGCTGGATTTTGACGGATCCACGAATGGAACAGATCATAAAATGGGGTGGTGGAGCCACACTGCACATTCAATTTGGTGTTGTCGTTACTATAATCTTTGAATGTTTTcatcattaaattaatttctaaacaCTTAGTTTCTCTGATGATTTTTTATTGCTACTTTAGTCTTCTAATTTAGACTGCTGAGCGAGAGTTCTGATGAACTAAAAATCTTTTTATAGCCTAACATACTGGTTAAATTTTAGagaaataataatatgataaatttaaatCTTTGGAAAGCTAATATATGGTCACTACAAATTTTGAAGAACTCATGTGGAAACACAGTAATTTGAAGATGATAAATTGAGAATTTACTCTTAATTGAATGTTTTGTAGTTTAATAGTACTGTTTCACCGTGATGTGCAAAAATGACAatttagaagagaaaaaaattccaaaataaCTTTTCCAAAACAATTGTTTTACCATGCATAATCTATAACAACTATTTTGACTTTCAGAATTCGATTTCTGGGATTgatgggtgcaggaagaaatttgagGGGAGTGTGGAAAGAAATaccctttttattattatgcgCACTTGCAGGCTCGCTCGTCCTGTTCTTGGTCGCGAGTTGCGGGTTGGGCCTAAGTGGGTAAACAGACCAAAATAGTGAACCTACTTCACGTTATTCAAATAGTACACTAAATAGTTTAGGATTTCTATTTAAGTTTAGGGCATGTGTTGTTTCTATGGATGTACTATTCACAAACAAAGATGTGAGCATATATACCTTATTTGGATCCATGGTTTTGTGGAGAAAAGAATGAGAGAATATAAGTATAAACAGTAAATCTATTCTCTCCTTAAAATGAAGAGAACAAAAAGGAAAATCAGCTCACcattaaagttttttttctaaatttggcctttttatttTAGGATTTCACGTTCTTTTGACgtttttcattaataaaaaatatacttcattacaaatattagttattaaacaaatttaagtaactaaaatattttaataaatgaaataataataattaataataaaataaacttttaatacaaaaatatatagttatttataataaacaaattataaactaataattattattataaatataatcataCTATTTACacttaatacaaaataatattcttattaaaaaatttaaatttatgaatatttaaaattatttatattatataaaaaaatttacaatttttacatatattttgtaaattatttttggtCAAGTATCTCGTATTGTTTcccaaaattatttattcaacTATATCGAATTATACtgcaaataattttaattcatccaaatttatatataaatacctaatatttgattattctatttttttaaagacaatggtaaatttgtaatcttacatgTTACACTTCAatcaacttttataaaaaatctaCTATAACATACCTAAATCCAAACACATTCACTTCTTTCACACTTTATTCTCAAGTCTCACACattcactccctcaaatcctcacatTCTCAATCCTCAATTTAAACACAACCTTAATTTTGTCCCAATGTATTTTAGAAAAATGCAATTTCGTCCTATTTTTTCTAAGTTCAATGCAATATCCATTTTGTTAGAGTCACATTAACGTTTGAATATGTGTTGTAACcaaattgaattattttaaaaaactcataccaaatttaattttcttaaaaaaaaatggggACGAAATTATGTTTTTCGAGATCAAAATAGTCATTACACttagtatttatttaggattttaaataaattagaaattttatttattttatatttttagttaaaaaaaattacatcgTGTTGTTACATTgaataattttatgtatttatttaaaattttgaataatctaaaaattttatttatttaaaatttatatttaagtaggacattaaataatattgaatttgtggttatttaagattttgaataatttaaaaaatttatttatttcaaatttttatttaattacaatattaaataatttaatatttgcatatatttaggattttgaataatttagaaatatatatattttatatttttattaagtagaacattaaataattcaggattttgtatttgtttaaaagtt
The sequence above is a segment of the Phaseolus vulgaris cultivar G19833 chromosome 2, P. vulgaris v2.0, whole genome shotgun sequence genome. Coding sequences within it:
- the LOC137812642 gene encoding transcription factor EGL1 encodes the protein MVPENMKKQLALAVRSIQWSYAILWTDSTTQPGVLRWGEGYYNGDIKTRKTSQGVELNSDQIGLQRSEQLRELFKSFKTTEISPQSKRPSAAALSPEDLTDAEWYYLVCMSFIFNLGQGLPGRTLAKGQSIWLNNAHSADCKVFSRSLLAKSASIETVVCFPVMEGVIELGTTEHVSEDLSLIERIKTSFLNNLHVNVPNKSGTTLKSRNQEDLAYVAFDNNVESIPEIEYDIANRTSPDGSSNAFQSNQPLDETFMVERITSGTSQVQSWQIMDDELSNCAHNSMNSSDCISQTFASPENIPSAPKCNNPSDPFARDIQKCNNPKMTLVDPRSDDWHYQRVLSDLLKNSDQLLMRMHSQKFHQESSFVCWRAEGAMDCQWPRSGTSQKLLKKVLFEVPQMHLDGLHESQEENDYKEGMRLETDEIGMNHVMSERRRRAKLNERFLTLRSMVPSISKDDKVSILDDAIEYLKKLERRIKELEAQRGVTYIEPGTRRSPQDMVERTSDHYFSKNHNGKKSVVKRRKVCGVVETGKEINSDALKGSYANDVTVSTSDNEIVIEMKCPSREGRLIEIMEAVNSFNIDFNSVQSTEANGNLYLTIKSVFTGATVATTKRIKQALQKVASKF